The proteins below come from a single Burkholderia sp. FERM BP-3421 genomic window:
- a CDS encoding RNA pyrophosphohydrolase, giving the protein MLDREGFRPNVGIILLNARNEVFWGKRLREHSWQFPQGGIKYGETPMQAMYRELHEETGLHPEHVKVIGRTRDWLRYEVPDKFIKREVRGHYRGQKQIWFLLRMVGRDCDICLRATDHPEFDAWRWNEYWVPLDAVIEFKRDVYQLALTELSRFLRRPAQRPDKPRHPRGSHAPHDADALAVDVSVTVIDTTVICSEVEIGANTLDEPPRLTLRD; this is encoded by the coding sequence ATGCTGGATCGTGAAGGCTTTCGCCCGAACGTCGGCATCATCCTCTTGAACGCGCGCAACGAGGTGTTTTGGGGCAAGCGGCTCCGCGAGCATTCCTGGCAGTTTCCTCAAGGGGGGATCAAGTATGGCGAGACCCCCATGCAGGCGATGTACCGGGAATTGCACGAGGAAACCGGGCTGCATCCGGAACACGTCAAGGTGATCGGCCGCACACGCGACTGGTTGCGTTATGAGGTGCCTGACAAGTTCATCAAGCGCGAGGTGCGCGGCCATTATCGCGGGCAGAAACAGATCTGGTTCCTGCTGCGCATGGTTGGCCGCGATTGCGACATCTGCCTGCGGGCGACGGATCATCCGGAGTTCGATGCATGGCGCTGGAACGAGTACTGGGTACCCCTTGACGCGGTGATCGAGTTCAAGCGGGATGTGTATCAGCTGGCGTTGACGGAACTGTCGCGTTTTCTGCGCCGACCGGCGCAGCGGCCCGACAAGCCGCGCCATCCGCGCGGCTCCCATGCGCCGCACGATGCGGATGCGTTGGCGGTCGATGTGAGCGTGACCGTGATCGACACGACGGTGATCTGTTCCGAAGTCGAGATCGGCGCGAACACGCTGGACGAACCGCCCCGGCTGACCCTGCGCGACTGA
- a CDS encoding proline--tRNA ligase, with the protein MKASRFFIGTLKEAPADAEIVSHKLMMRAGMIRRVAGGIYNYLPVGLRSIRKVEAIVREEMNRAGAIELLMPAVQPAELWQESGRWEQYGPELLRFKDRKQNDFVIGPTHEEVVTDIARNQIKSYRQMPVNFYQIQTKFRDEIRPRFGVMRGREFIMKDAYSFDKDSDGLKASYQKMYDAYVRIFTRLGLEFRAVAADNGSIGGSGSHEFHVIAETGEDAIAYCPTSAFAANVEAAEALPLLASRAAPAEAMRKVATPGKAKCEAVADLLEIPLDRTIKSIVLATDNEGAEPTIWLLMLRGDHELNEIKAGKQPGLAGFRFATEQEIVEWFGTPPGYLGPVGTKKPVRVIADSTVANMADFVVGANEVDYHIAGVNWGRDLPEPTVADLRNVRKGDASPDGQGVLDICRGIEVGHVFQLGTKYSKAMNATFLDESGKPQPMEMGCYGIGVSRILGAAIEQNFDERGIIWPEAIAPFEVVLCPMGYDRSDAVREAADALYAALAAAGVDVILDDRGERPGVMFADWELIGVPHRLVIGERGLKDGKLEYQGRRDAEATLLPAETAAAAVIDKVRAALAH; encoded by the coding sequence ATGAAAGCTTCCCGTTTCTTCATCGGCACCCTGAAAGAAGCACCCGCCGACGCCGAGATCGTCAGTCACAAGCTGATGATGCGCGCCGGCATGATCCGCCGCGTCGCCGGCGGCATCTATAACTACCTGCCGGTCGGCCTGCGTTCGATTCGCAAGGTCGAGGCGATCGTGCGTGAAGAAATGAACCGGGCCGGGGCGATCGAGCTTCTGATGCCCGCCGTGCAGCCCGCGGAGTTGTGGCAGGAGTCGGGCCGCTGGGAGCAGTACGGCCCCGAGCTGCTGCGTTTCAAGGATCGCAAGCAGAACGATTTCGTGATTGGGCCGACGCACGAGGAAGTGGTCACCGATATCGCGCGCAACCAGATCAAGAGCTACCGGCAGATGCCGGTGAACTTCTATCAGATCCAGACCAAGTTTCGCGACGAGATCCGGCCGCGCTTCGGCGTGATGCGTGGCCGCGAGTTCATCATGAAGGACGCGTACTCGTTCGACAAGGACAGCGACGGCCTGAAGGCCTCGTACCAGAAGATGTACGACGCCTACGTGCGGATCTTCACCCGCCTCGGCCTCGAGTTCCGCGCGGTGGCGGCCGACAACGGCTCGATCGGCGGCAGCGGCTCGCATGAATTCCACGTGATCGCCGAGACCGGCGAGGACGCGATCGCCTACTGCCCGACCTCCGCGTTCGCCGCGAACGTCGAGGCGGCCGAGGCGCTGCCGCTGCTCGCGAGCCGCGCGGCGCCCGCCGAGGCGATGCGCAAGGTCGCGACGCCCGGCAAGGCGAAGTGCGAGGCGGTGGCCGACCTGCTGGAGATCCCGCTCGATCGCACCATCAAGTCGATCGTGCTCGCGACCGACAACGAAGGCGCCGAGCCGACGATCTGGCTGCTGATGCTGCGCGGCGACCACGAGCTCAACGAGATCAAGGCGGGCAAGCAGCCCGGCCTCGCGGGCTTCCGGTTCGCGACCGAGCAGGAGATCGTCGAGTGGTTCGGCACGCCGCCGGGCTACCTGGGGCCGGTCGGCACGAAGAAGCCGGTGCGCGTGATCGCCGACAGCACGGTCGCGAACATGGCCGACTTCGTGGTCGGCGCGAACGAGGTGGATTACCACATCGCGGGCGTGAACTGGGGCCGCGATCTGCCCGAGCCGACCGTCGCCGACCTGCGCAACGTGCGCAAGGGCGATGCGTCGCCCGACGGGCAGGGCGTGCTCGACATCTGCCGCGGGATCGAGGTGGGCCACGTGTTCCAGCTCGGTACCAAGTATTCGAAGGCGATGAACGCGACCTTCCTCGACGAGTCGGGCAAGCCGCAGCCGATGGAGATGGGCTGCTACGGGATCGGCGTGTCGCGGATCCTCGGCGCGGCGATCGAGCAGAACTTCGACGAGCGCGGGATCATCTGGCCGGAGGCGATCGCGCCGTTCGAGGTCGTGCTGTGCCCGATGGGCTACGATCGCAGCGACGCGGTGCGCGAAGCAGCCGACGCGCTCTACGCGGCGCTGGCGGCGGCCGGCGTCGACGTGATCCTCGACGATCGCGGCGAGCGCCCGGGCGTGATGTTCGCCGATTGGGAGCTGATCGGCGTGCCGCACCGTCTCGTGATCGGCGAGCGCGGCCTGAAGGACGGCAAGCTCGAGTACCAGGGCCGCCGCGACGCGGAAGCGACGCTGCTGCCGGCCGAGACCGCCGCGGCCGCGGTCATCGACAAGGTGCGCGCGGCGCTCGCGCACTGA
- a CDS encoding MarC family protein, with protein MEYNFVSATVLLLLITDPLGNIPLFIAALRQVPAERRVRVILREVAIAFVILLFFMLIGDRFLRMMSLTDLSLRLGGGIVLFLIALRMIFPHPDGALGNDPRAGGEPFIVPLAIPALAGPSALATVMLLTSQAPGKTLEWAGALTVTMAACAIVLVLAERIQTWLGERTVMAFERLMGLVLVAISVEMLLAGIRAFVHQL; from the coding sequence ATGGAATACAACTTCGTGTCGGCGACGGTGCTGCTGCTCCTCATCACCGATCCGCTCGGCAACATCCCGCTGTTCATCGCGGCGTTGCGGCAGGTGCCGGCCGAGCGGCGGGTGCGGGTGATCCTGCGGGAAGTGGCGATCGCGTTCGTGATCCTGCTGTTCTTCATGCTGATCGGCGATCGCTTCCTGCGGATGATGAGCCTCACCGACCTGTCGCTGCGGCTCGGCGGTGGCATCGTGCTGTTCCTGATCGCGCTGCGGATGATCTTTCCCCATCCGGACGGCGCGCTCGGCAACGATCCGCGCGCGGGCGGCGAGCCGTTCATCGTGCCGCTCGCGATTCCCGCGCTGGCCGGCCCGTCCGCGCTCGCGACGGTGATGCTGCTGACCTCGCAGGCGCCCGGCAAGACGCTCGAATGGGCGGGCGCGCTGACCGTGACGATGGCGGCCTGCGCGATCGTGCTGGTGCTCGCGGAGCGGATCCAGACGTGGCTCGGCGAGCGGACGGTGATGGCCTTCGAACGCCTGATGGGGCTCGTGCTGGTGGCGATCTCGGTCGAGATGCTGCTGGCCGGGATCCGCGCGTTCGTGCATCAGCTGTAG
- a CDS encoding hypoxanthine-guanine phosphoribosyltransferase: MNREEALHIFKHSEEIVSADEVNASIGKMAEEIRGQVGEEFPLVLSVMGGAAVFTGMLLPHLDFPLEFDYIHLTRYRNTTQGSPEMQWRVAPRESVKDRIVLVLDDILDEGETMAAIRDRILDMGAKRFLSAVLCEKTLAKSKPLHPDFCGFAVPDRYVFGCGMDAKGYWRNLPTIRALTAGA, translated from the coding sequence ATGAATCGCGAAGAAGCCCTCCACATTTTCAAACATTCCGAAGAGATCGTCTCCGCCGACGAAGTCAACGCGTCGATCGGCAAGATGGCCGAGGAAATCCGCGGCCAGGTCGGTGAGGAATTCCCGCTCGTGCTGTCGGTGATGGGCGGCGCGGCGGTCTTCACCGGCATGCTGCTGCCCCACCTCGACTTCCCGCTCGAGTTCGACTACATCCATCTGACCCGCTATCGCAACACCACGCAGGGCAGCCCGGAGATGCAGTGGCGCGTCGCGCCGCGCGAATCGGTCAAGGACCGCATCGTGCTCGTGCTGGACGACATCCTCGACGAAGGCGAGACCATGGCCGCGATCCGCGACCGGATCCTCGACATGGGCGCGAAGCGCTTCCTGTCGGCCGTGCTGTGCGAGAAGACCCTCGCGAAATCGAAGCCGCTGCATCCGGACTTCTGCGGCTTCGCCGTGCCGGACCGCTACGTATTCGGCTGCGGGATGGACGCGAAGGGCTACTGGCGCAACCTGCCGACGATCCGCGCGCTGACCGCGGGCGCCTGA
- the ffh gene encoding signal recognition particle protein has product MLDNLTQRMARVVKTLRGEARLTEANTQEMLREVRLALLEADVALPVVREFIAKVKEKALGEDVVGSLSPGQALVGVVQKELTAVIGGDYEGKAVELNLAVTPPAIILMAGLQGAGKTTTVGKLAKLLREKYKKKVLTVSCDVYRPAAIAQLKTVSEQVGADFFPSEPDQKPVDIAHAAVDWAKRHYHDVLIVDTAGRLGIDEAMMQEISALHALLKPAETLFVVDAMLGQDAVNTAKAFNDALPLTGVVLTKLDGDSRGGAALSVRHITGRPIKFVGVAEKLDGLEVFHPDRMANRILGMGDILALVEEAQRGVDVQAAQKLADKVKKGGDFDLNDFRAQISQMKNMGGLSSLMDKLPAQFQQAASGADMGQAEKQMRRMEGIINSMTPTERAKPELIKATRKRRIAAGAGVPVQEVNRMLNQYDQMRTMMKKLKGGNLQKMMRGLKGMMPGMR; this is encoded by the coding sequence ATGCTCGACAATCTCACCCAACGGATGGCGCGCGTCGTCAAGACGCTGCGCGGCGAAGCCCGCCTCACCGAGGCGAACACCCAGGAGATGCTCCGCGAAGTGCGGCTCGCCCTGCTCGAAGCCGACGTCGCGCTGCCCGTGGTCCGCGAATTCATCGCGAAGGTCAAGGAAAAGGCGCTCGGCGAGGACGTGGTCGGCAGCCTGTCGCCGGGCCAGGCCCTCGTCGGCGTGGTCCAGAAGGAACTGACCGCGGTGATCGGCGGCGACTACGAAGGCAAGGCCGTCGAGCTGAACCTCGCCGTCACGCCGCCCGCGATCATCCTGATGGCCGGCCTGCAGGGCGCGGGCAAGACCACCACGGTCGGCAAGCTCGCGAAGCTGCTGCGCGAGAAGTACAAGAAGAAGGTGCTGACCGTCTCCTGCGACGTCTACCGCCCGGCCGCGATCGCGCAGCTGAAGACGGTGAGCGAGCAGGTCGGCGCCGACTTCTTCCCGTCCGAACCCGACCAGAAGCCCGTCGACATCGCGCACGCCGCGGTCGACTGGGCGAAGCGCCACTACCACGACGTGCTGATCGTCGACACCGCCGGCCGGCTCGGCATCGACGAAGCGATGATGCAGGAGATCAGCGCCCTCCACGCGCTGCTGAAGCCCGCCGAGACGCTGTTCGTGGTCGACGCGATGCTGGGCCAGGACGCCGTCAATACCGCCAAGGCCTTCAACGACGCACTGCCGCTCACGGGCGTCGTGCTGACCAAGCTCGACGGTGATTCGCGCGGCGGCGCGGCGCTGTCGGTGCGGCACATCACCGGCAGGCCGATCAAGTTCGTCGGCGTCGCCGAGAAGCTCGACGGCCTCGAGGTGTTCCACCCGGACCGGATGGCGAACCGGATCCTCGGCATGGGCGACATCCTCGCGCTGGTCGAGGAAGCGCAGCGCGGCGTCGACGTGCAGGCCGCGCAGAAGCTCGCCGACAAGGTCAAGAAGGGCGGCGACTTCGACCTGAACGACTTCCGCGCCCAGATCTCCCAGATGAAGAACATGGGCGGGCTGTCGTCGCTGATGGACAAGCTGCCGGCCCAGTTCCAGCAGGCCGCGTCGGGCGCCGACATGGGCCAGGCCGAAAAGCAGATGCGCCGCATGGAGGGGATCATCAACTCGATGACGCCCACCGAGCGCGCGAAGCCGGAACTGATCAAGGCGACCCGCAAGCGCCGCATCGCCGCGGGTGCCGGCGTGCCGGTGCAGGAAGTCAACCGGATGCTGAACCAGTACGACCAGATGCGTACGATGATGAAGAAGCTGAAGGGCGGCAACCTGCAGAAAATGATGCGCGGCCTGAAAGGCATGATGCCCGGCATGCGCTGA
- a CDS encoding cytochrome C assembly family protein translates to MDIVLYALTAFLYGGLAVAGWRAHRQDGGSPLVANGPAGAQAARVSAASGMSGAGRALLFVALVAHGVLLHTTIFPRDAMVFGFAFALSAMFWLGAGIYWIESFFFPLDGLRLLVMPLACAASLLPLVFGGVRVLPYAAAPLFKTHFLIANIAYGLFAIAALHAVLMLMVERRLHAPRRDQLGDGGWLAGWLETLPPLLTLEKLLFRLIGAGFVLLTLTLASGILFSEQLEARALKLDHKTVFALLSWLMFGGLLVARKLSGWRGRGAARWVLVSFAALLLAYVGSRFVFEVLLHRSVV, encoded by the coding sequence ATGGATATTGTACTGTATGCCCTCACTGCGTTCCTCTATGGCGGCCTGGCCGTGGCCGGCTGGCGCGCCCACCGCCAGGACGGCGGGTCGCCGCTCGTCGCGAACGGGCCGGCCGGCGCGCAGGCGGCGCGCGTGTCCGCCGCCTCGGGCATGAGCGGCGCCGGGCGCGCGCTCCTGTTCGTCGCGCTGGTCGCGCACGGCGTGCTGCTGCACACGACGATCTTCCCGCGCGACGCGATGGTGTTCGGTTTCGCGTTCGCGCTGTCGGCGATGTTCTGGCTCGGCGCGGGGATCTACTGGATCGAGAGCTTTTTCTTCCCGCTCGACGGGCTGCGGCTTCTCGTGATGCCGCTTGCCTGCGCCGCGTCGCTGCTGCCGCTCGTGTTCGGCGGCGTGCGCGTGCTGCCGTACGCGGCCGCGCCGCTCTTCAAGACGCACTTCCTGATCGCCAACATCGCCTACGGGCTGTTCGCGATCGCGGCGCTGCACGCGGTGCTGATGCTGATGGTCGAGCGCCGCCTGCATGCGCCGCGCCGCGACCAGCTTGGCGACGGCGGCTGGCTGGCCGGCTGGCTCGAGACGCTGCCGCCGCTCCTGACGCTCGAGAAGCTGCTGTTCCGCCTGATCGGCGCGGGTTTCGTGCTGCTCACGCTGACCCTCGCGTCGGGCATCCTGTTCAGCGAGCAGCTCGAGGCGCGCGCGCTCAAGCTCGATCACAAGACGGTGTTCGCGCTGCTGTCGTGGCTGATGTTCGGCGGGCTTCTGGTCGCGCGCAAGCTGTCCGGCTGGCGCGGCCGCGGGGCCGCGCGCTGGGTGCTCGTTTCGTTTGCCGCGCTGCTGCTCGCGTATGTCGGCAGCCGGTTCGTGTTCGAGGTGCTGCTGCACCGCTCCGTGGTTTGA
- a CDS encoding PP0621 family protein encodes MRQIFLLILLFFASTWVARKIRQAQARGERAGPFPGAGRPEGAPGEREAGAARAGTALAEPMVRCAECGVHAPKGDAVAAGGAFYCSAEHAARHAARTGRDAR; translated from the coding sequence ATGCGACAAATTTTCCTGCTGATACTCCTGTTCTTCGCGAGCACCTGGGTGGCGCGCAAGATCCGCCAGGCCCAGGCGCGCGGTGAGCGTGCCGGGCCGTTCCCCGGCGCCGGCCGCCCCGAGGGCGCGCCCGGCGAGCGCGAGGCCGGCGCCGCGCGCGCCGGCACGGCGCTCGCCGAACCGATGGTCCGCTGCGCGGAGTGCGGCGTGCACGCGCCCAAGGGCGACGCGGTGGCCGCGGGCGGCGCGTTCTATTGCAGCGCGGAACACGCCGCCCGCCATGCGGCGCGCACGGGCCGCGACGCGCGATGA
- the ampD gene encoding 1,6-anhydro-N-acetylmuramyl-L-alanine amidase AmpD → MSAAPSLAVDADGWVNGAQRVPSPNFEARPEGAVPSLVVIHNISLPPGEFNGDAIVDLFLNRLDCDVHPYFDAHLRGVRVSSHFLIRRDGALLQFVSCDERAWHAGTSNFFGRVRCNDFSIGIELEGADDIAFETPQYETLARLARGLAARYPVDAFAGHADIAPERKTDPGPHFDWQRFAGDAGFAAGYFPYRKD, encoded by the coding sequence ATGAGCGCGGCGCCGAGTCTAGCGGTTGACGCCGACGGTTGGGTAAACGGCGCGCAGCGCGTGCCGTCGCCCAATTTCGAGGCGCGCCCGGAAGGCGCGGTGCCGAGCCTCGTGGTGATCCACAACATCAGCCTGCCGCCCGGCGAATTCAACGGCGATGCGATCGTCGACCTGTTCCTGAACCGGCTCGACTGCGACGTGCACCCGTATTTCGACGCGCATCTGCGCGGCGTCAGGGTTTCCTCGCACTTCCTGATCCGCCGCGACGGCGCGCTGCTGCAGTTCGTGTCGTGCGACGAGCGCGCGTGGCATGCGGGAACGTCGAATTTCTTCGGCCGCGTGCGCTGCAATGATTTCTCGATCGGCATCGAACTCGAGGGCGCCGACGACATCGCGTTCGAAACGCCGCAATACGAGACGCTCGCGCGGCTCGCGCGCGGCCTCGCGGCCCGCTATCCGGTCGATGCGTTCGCCGGCCACGCCGACATCGCGCCCGAGCGCAAGACCGACCCCGGGCCGCACTTCGATTGGCAACGTTTCGCTGGCGATGCCGGCTTCGCGGCCGGATACTTTCCCTATCGGAAGGATTGA
- a CDS encoding ribonucleoside-diphosphate reductase subunit alpha produces MQTTDNATSQFESASGGPLGGTAQGAQALAPQATLVDYKVIRRNGSVVSFEPSKIAIAVTKAFLAVNGGQGAASARVRELVEQLTQNVVRALVRSRPTGGTFHIEDIQDQVELALMRTGEHNVARAYVLYREKRHLERSHVAEAPAPDTSSGLNVIDNGVSRPLDLNALRALIVSACEGLGSAVNPAPIVEETVKNLYDGVPMTQVYDSAILAARTMIEKDPAYSQVTSRILLHTIRREILGGEVTQAQMQTRYAEYFPQFLTRGVEAELLDDKLLTFDLARLGAALDAGRDLQFGYLGLQTLYDRYFLHVDGTRIEMPQAFFMRVAMGLALNEADREARAIEFYNVLSSFDFMSSTPTLFNSGTRRSQLSSCYLTTVADDLDGIYEALKENALLSKFAGGLGNDWTRVRALGSHIKGTNGKSQGVVPFLKVVNDTAVAVNQGGKRKGAVCAYLESWHLDIEEFLELRKNTGDDRRRTHDMNTANWIPDLFMKRVMEGTDWTLFSPSTCPDLHDKFGAEFEAAYTAYEDKVARGEIKLFKKIPAQQLWRKMLGMLFETGHPWVTFKDPCNVRSPQQHVGVVHSSNLCTEITLNTSDSEIAVCNLGSVNLVAHLVKQADGSYALDHAKLKRTVSVAMRMLDNVIDINYYAVEKARNSNLKHRPVGLGIMGFQDCLHLLRTPYASEAAVEFADRSMEAVCYYAYYASTELAEERGRYSSYQGSLWDRGILPQDTLKLLAEARGGYVEVDTSASLDWSTLRGRIGAHGMRNSNCVAIAPTATISNIIGVSACIEPTFQNLYVKSNLSGEFTVVNEYLVRDLKERGLWDEVMVADLKYFDGMLSRIDRVPADLRAIYATAFEVDPKWLVEAASRRQKWIDQAQSLNIYMAGASGKKLDEVYKLAWLRGLKTTYYLRTMAATHVEKSTVAHGALNAVPTGGGSAGGAQGAAGGFGAAGGDAGSGALNAAPLEADGPVCTMRPGDAGFDECEACQ; encoded by the coding sequence ATGCAAACCACCGACAACGCGACGTCCCAATTCGAGAGCGCATCCGGCGGCCCTCTCGGCGGGACCGCACAGGGCGCGCAGGCGCTCGCGCCGCAGGCGACCCTCGTCGACTACAAGGTGATCCGCCGCAATGGCAGCGTGGTGTCCTTCGAACCGTCGAAGATCGCGATCGCGGTGACGAAGGCGTTCCTGGCCGTCAATGGCGGGCAAGGTGCGGCGTCGGCGCGGGTGCGCGAACTGGTCGAACAACTGACGCAGAACGTGGTGCGCGCGCTCGTGCGCAGCCGCCCGACGGGCGGCACGTTCCATATTGAAGACATTCAGGATCAGGTCGAGCTGGCGCTGATGCGCACCGGCGAGCACAACGTCGCCCGCGCATACGTGCTGTACCGCGAGAAGCGCCACCTCGAGCGCAGCCACGTCGCCGAGGCGCCCGCCCCGGATACGTCGAGCGGCCTCAACGTGATCGACAACGGCGTTTCGCGTCCGCTCGACCTGAACGCGCTGCGCGCGCTGATCGTGTCGGCCTGCGAGGGCCTCGGCAGTGCGGTCAACCCGGCGCCGATCGTCGAGGAGACGGTGAAGAACCTGTACGACGGCGTGCCGATGACGCAGGTCTACGACTCGGCGATCCTGGCCGCGCGCACGATGATCGAGAAGGACCCGGCGTACAGCCAGGTCACGTCCCGCATCCTGCTGCACACGATCCGCCGCGAAATCCTCGGCGGGGAAGTGACCCAGGCGCAGATGCAGACGCGCTACGCCGAGTATTTCCCGCAGTTCCTGACGCGCGGCGTCGAGGCCGAGCTGCTCGACGACAAGCTGCTCACCTTCGACCTGGCGCGCCTGGGCGCCGCGCTCGACGCGGGCCGCGACCTGCAGTTCGGCTACCTCGGCCTGCAAACCCTGTACGACCGCTACTTCCTGCACGTCGACGGCACCCGCATCGAGATGCCGCAGGCATTCTTCATGCGCGTCGCGATGGGCCTCGCGCTCAACGAAGCCGACCGTGAGGCGCGCGCGATCGAGTTTTACAACGTGCTGTCGAGCTTCGACTTCATGAGCTCCACGCCGACGCTGTTCAATTCCGGCACGCGCCGCTCGCAGCTGTCGTCGTGCTACCTGACGACGGTCGCGGACGACCTCGACGGAATCTATGAAGCGCTCAAGGAAAACGCGCTGCTGTCGAAGTTCGCGGGCGGTCTCGGCAACGACTGGACCCGGGTGCGCGCGCTCGGCTCGCACATCAAGGGCACGAACGGCAAGTCGCAGGGCGTGGTGCCGTTCCTGAAGGTCGTCAACGACACGGCGGTCGCGGTGAACCAGGGCGGCAAGCGCAAGGGCGCGGTGTGCGCGTACCTGGAATCCTGGCACCTCGATATCGAGGAATTCCTGGAGCTGCGCAAGAACACCGGCGACGACCGCCGCCGCACCCACGACATGAACACGGCGAACTGGATTCCCGACCTGTTCATGAAGCGCGTGATGGAAGGCACCGACTGGACGCTGTTCTCGCCGTCGACCTGCCCGGACCTGCACGACAAGTTCGGCGCCGAGTTCGAGGCGGCCTACACGGCTTACGAGGACAAGGTCGCGCGCGGCGAGATCAAGCTGTTCAAGAAGATCCCGGCGCAGCAGCTGTGGCGCAAGATGCTCGGCATGCTGTTCGAGACCGGCCACCCGTGGGTCACGTTCAAGGATCCGTGCAATGTGCGTTCGCCGCAACAGCACGTCGGCGTCGTCCACTCGTCGAACCTGTGCACGGAAATCACGCTGAACACGAGCGACAGCGAAATCGCGGTCTGCAACCTGGGCTCGGTGAACCTGGTCGCCCACCTGGTCAAGCAGGCCGACGGCAGCTACGCGCTCGACCACGCCAAGCTCAAGCGCACCGTCAGCGTGGCGATGCGGATGCTCGACAACGTCATCGACATCAATTACTACGCGGTCGAGAAGGCGCGCAACTCGAACCTGAAGCACCGTCCGGTCGGTCTCGGCATCATGGGCTTCCAGGACTGCCTGCACCTGCTGCGCACGCCGTACGCGTCGGAGGCGGCGGTCGAGTTCGCCGATCGCTCGATGGAAGCGGTTTGCTACTACGCGTATTACGCATCGACTGAACTCGCGGAAGAGCGCGGCCGCTACTCGAGCTACCAGGGCTCGCTGTGGGACCGCGGGATCCTGCCGCAGGACACCCTGAAGCTGCTCGCGGAAGCACGCGGCGGCTACGTCGAGGTCGATACCAGCGCGTCGCTCGACTGGTCGACGCTGCGCGGCCGGATCGGCGCGCACGGGATGCGCAACTCGAACTGCGTCGCGATCGCCCCGACCGCGACGATCTCGAACATCATCGGCGTGTCGGCGTGCATCGAGCCGACCTTCCAGAACCTGTACGTGAAGTCGAACCTGTCGGGCGAGTTCACGGTGGTTAACGAGTACCTGGTGCGCGACCTGAAGGAGCGCGGCCTGTGGGACGAGGTGATGGTCGCCGACCTCAAGTACTTCGACGGCATGCTGTCGCGCATCGACCGGGTGCCGGCCGACCTGCGCGCGATCTACGCGACCGCGTTCGAAGTCGACCCGAAGTGGCTGGTCGAGGCGGCGTCGCGCCGTCAGAAGTGGATCGACCAGGCGCAGTCGCTCAACATCTACATGGCGGGCGCATCGGGCAAGAAGCTCGACGAGGTCTACAAGCTGGCGTGGCTGCGCGGCCTGAAGACCACCTACTATCTGCGCACGATGGCGGCGACGCACGTCGAGAAGTCGACGGTCGCGCACGGCGCGCTGAACGCGGTGCCCACGGGCGGCGGCTCGGCGGGCGGTGCGCAGGGCGCGGCGGGCGGCTTCGGTGCAGCGGGCGGCGACGCCGGTTCGGGTGCGCTGAACGCGGCGCCGCTCGAGGCCGACGGTCCGGTGTGCACGATGCGTCCGGGCGACGCGGGCTTCGACGAGTGCGAGGCTTGCCAGTAA